The proteins below come from a single Pichia kudriavzevii chromosome 2, complete sequence genomic window:
- a CDS encoding uncharacterized protein (PKUD0B06660; similar to Saccharomyces cerevisiae YGR055W (MUP1); ancestral locus Anc_4.195), producing the protein MVDFKAALTNFSARGTSHVESESFDSVVQITGDSINKEDDYLITVDPLPDNAVTPEEKKNPLGYSVGPLSVVILILQGVVGTGIFSTPGSILKSMGSIGSTYVLWICCFFLPLFSVYLYIEFAGYFPKRNGGDVAYLEQAYPTPKFLIPTVFAAVSIVLSFTTSSALAFGQYILDAAEVEKTAWNYKGIAIAALTSSCLFVAFSTKLSLKLQNVLGFVKIVFMLFMIILGWVVLGGHTHVSDPHASFKNVWEGTTTNGNDIANSIIKVTFSYSGYSYAFGVVAEFTGSKRFDSEEKRNKKLIHTFSILVPLSMVIIFILYILILTAYYAAATPAEIKGSGNTVATLLFQNAFQNKSATKALAAMVALSAFGHLITAVLSHSRALRECGRQGVLPFPKFWTSTKPFGTPLGPIFVTWLVNFIMIVAPPAGSAYNFIVDMGSYQGYIFTLALIMGLLKIRRDRRLKGLGKHGQFLPLPLIIILFLFELFVIAIAFVPPKHGLIGSDVTFFYATYPLVTIGLIALCGIYYVIWRYALPKLGNYVHREITYQLKNGELGNTIVKVHLNELEEWDKDHETDPNGVSTKIVFDYEKDSESTKS; encoded by the coding sequence ATGGTTGATTTTAAGGCAGCACTAACTAACTTCTCCGCAAGGGGAACATCCCATGTTGAATCAGAATCTTTTGATAGTGTTGTCCAAATTACAGGTGATAGCATAaataaagaagatgatTACCTCATTACAGTAGACCCACTACCAGACAATGCAGTCACAccagaagaaaagaaaaacccTTTGGGATATTCAGTGGGCCCATTAAGTGTTGTCATTTTAATTCTCCAAGGGGTGGTGGGTACAGGTATCTTTTCCACGCCTGGTTCTATCTTAAAGTCCATGGGGTCTATTGGTTCAACATACGTGCTATGGAtttgctgtttttttttacctcTTTTCAGTGTGTATTTATACATTGAATTTGCAGgctattttccaaaacgGAATGGTGGTGATGTTGCCTACTTGGAACAAGCCTATCCTACACCCAAGTTTTTGATTCCAACTGTGTTTGCTGCTGTTTCTATTGTCCTTTCATTTACCACCTCTTCTGCTCTAGCTTTCGGACAGTACATACTTGATGCTGCAGAAGTAGAAAAGACCGCCTGGAACTATAAAGGCATTGCCATTGCTGCCTTGACAAGTTCTTGTCTTTTTGTTGCGTTCAGTACGAAGCTATCATTAAAGCTACAAAACGTATTAGGTTTTGTCAAAATTGTGTTCATGCTATTTATGATTATCCTAGGATGGGTTGTTCTAGGAGGGCATACCCATGTCTCAGATCCACATGcaagtttcaaaaatgtttgGGAAGGGACAACAACAAACGGTAATGATATTGCTAATTCAATCATTAAAGTCACATTTTCCTACAGCGGGTATAGTTATGCTTTTGGCGTGGTGGCAGAGTTTACCGGTTCCAAGAGGTTTGACTCTGaggagaaaagaaataagaAGTTGATCCATACATTCTCAATCCTTGTTCCACTTTCAATGGTTATTATCTTTATACTTTACATTCTCATTTTGACAGCATATTACGCAGCCGCAACTCCGGCCGAAATCAAAGGTTCGGGGAACACGGTTGCCACTTTGTTATTTCAAAATGCCTTCCAAAACAAGTCCGCTACTAAAGCACTTGCCGCTATGGTTGCATTATCTGCATTTGGACATTTAATCACTGCAGTTTTATCACACTCTAGGGCTTTAAGAGAATGTGGAAGACAGGGTGTTCTACCATTTCCTAAATTTTGGACTTCTACAAAGCCTTTTGGCACACCACTAGGTCCAATTTTTGTTACTTGGTTGGTCAATTTTATTATGATTGTTGCTCCGCCAGCAGGCTCTGCGTAtaattttattgttgacaTGGGCTCATATCAAGGCTATATCTTTACACTTGCCCTAATTATGGGTTTATTAAAAATCAGAAGAGATCGTAGGTTGAAAGGGTTGGGAAAGCACGGTCAGTTTTTGCCTTTGCCGcttattattattttatttctctTTGAGCTATTTGTCATTGCGATTGCCTTTGTTCCCCCAAAACATGGATTAATTGGCTCTGATGTCACCTTTTTTTACGCAACTTATCCTCTTGTAACGATTGGTCTAATTGCATTGTGTGGAATATATTATGTCATTTGGAGATATGCCTTACCAAAGCTAGGCAACTATGTCCATAGAGAAATTACTTATCAACTaaaaaatggtgaattaGGGAACACTATTGTTAAGGTTCATTTGaatgaattggaagagTGGGATAAAGACCACGAAACAGATCCAAATGGGGTTTCAACCAagattgtttttgattATGAAAAAGATTCCGAGTCAACTAAAAGCTAA
- a CDS encoding uncharacterized protein (PKUD0B06670; Pfam Domains: MatE(7.1e-60)), with protein sequence MSETQALLVNSGSFDGFSTIVEEDPSLLPSGKESQTTVLEEMKVILRTSVPLSVTFFLQYSMSVVSIFTVSRIGKRELAAVSLATMTFNITSSIFTGMATCLETFCSQAYGAKKYNLVGIYFQRCFLVISIFSIPLILLWWFSSSLLRYIVTDYELAVLAESYLRVTTFCIPAYIFFETSKRYLQAQNIFVAGQYVLFIVAPINILLNYELVWNKYFGIGFLGAPLATSLSYWLAAGMMFVYMFFIDGHQCWFGIDHENLFKEWERILPMALNGTAMLLSEFVAFEILTLSSARFGTSTLAAQSIASTLATLCFQIPFAVSVACATRIAILLGAGRSKDAIISTKTSYYLSLAISLTNFSLLFFAKFKVIVFFTSDAKVIKIADTILFILSLNQLWDCPNIVGAGILRAQGRQSVGSKLNIIAYYIFALPLALYLGFTCGMNVKGLWIGLGIGIFFLACSELFMVLITDWVMVVDSAISRT encoded by the coding sequence ATGTCGGAAACGCAAGCACTTTTAGTTAATTCTGGTTCTTTTGATGGCTTTTCAACTATTGTTGAAGAGGATCCATCACTTTTACCAAGCGGTAAAGAATCACAAACTACAGTTTTAGAAGAGATGAAAGTAATTCTTAGAACATCCGTACCATTATCAGttacttttttcttgcaGTACTCAATGTCCgttgtttctattttcacAGTTAGCAGAATTGGTAAAAGAGAACTCGCTGCAGTCTCATTAGCCACCATGACTTTTAATATCACAAGTTCAATCTTTACAGGTATGGCTACCTGTTTGGAGACTTTCTGTTCTCAAGCCTATGGTGCCAAGAAATATAATTTAGTCGGTatctattttcaaagatgttttctggtgatttcaattttcagCATCCCATTAATTTTGTTATGGTGGTTTTCAAGCTCTTTGTTGAGATATATTGTAACTGATTATGAATTGGCAGTGCTTGCAGAATCGTATTTGAGAGTAACTACTTTCTGCATTCCTGCatacatattttttgaaacgTCAAAGCGATATTTACAAGCTCAAAACATTTTTGTTGCTGGCCAGTACGTGTTATTCATCGTGGCACCAATAAACATTTTACTGAATTATGAATTAGTCTGGAATAAATATTTTGGTATTGGCTTTTTAGGTGCACCATTGGCAACATCTTTGAGCTATTGGTTAGCAGCAGGGATGATGTTTGTTTACATGTTTTTCATAGATGGTCATCAATGTTGGTTTGGTATTGATCATGAAAACCTTTTCAAGGAATGGGAAAGGATTTTACCGATGGCATTAAATGGCACGGCTATGTTGCTATCCGAATTTGTtgcttttgaaattctAACACTATCAAGCGCCAGGTTTGGTACATCAACATTAGCGGCGCAATCAATCGCTTCTACTTTGGCGACATTATGCTTTCAAATACCTTTTGCTGTTTCTGTTGCTTGCGCAACTAGAATCGCCATTCTTTTAGGAGCAGGGAGAAGCAAAGACGCCAtcatttcaacaaaaacgTCTTACTATTTAAGTTTGGCGATTAGCTTAACCAATTTTTcccttttgttttttgcaaaatttaAAGTAATCGTATTTTTCACAAGTGATGCAAAAGTGATCAAAATAGCAGATACTATTTTATTCATCCTTTCATTAAATCAATTATGGGATTGTCCAAATATTGTTGGTGCAGGTATTTTACGTGCACAAGGTCGACAATCCGTCGGCAGTAAATTAAACATTATTGCTTATTACATATTTGCGTTACCGTTAGCTTTATATCTTGGGTTTACCTGTGGCATGAATGTCAAAGGTTTGTGGATTGGTTTGGGTATTGGGATATTCTTCCTAGCATGCTCCGAACTTTTTATGGTTTTGATTACTGATTGGGTAATGGTTGTTGATTCTGCAATAAGTAGGACTTGA
- a CDS encoding uncharacterized protein (PKUD0B06680; similar to Saccharomyces cerevisiae YOR192C (THI72)), whose product MGTIVIGVLIGILYTVLNCSPGSKFRIGFTLCQRMIFGIIGSYLGIVIRIMLSIVFFASMSWLGGLGIVVMLSSWSKNYMNMDNTFSHSVNMTRRDFIAFFLFNVIQICFFKIRPEKMGPYVNGSCFITFIAILGVFGYELHKCYVLTGGPGPLWYESVDIPKSEVGWIWLQAVTVFYGAVSPNCTNMSDYSRFSRSSKQMYWGIVISVATTGVMIPMMGMVTASNTLASYGTAMWLPTDVCLRWLRENYSPMRRAAAFLCGFSFASSQMTYNVIANGFAGGMDLAGLFPKYINIFRGAVLTALISWVCQPWNFYNSASVFNSVMASFGVMMCPIMGIMVSDFNLVRKRRLRVSHLYSLKKDKDFWFTYGINWRAYLCFFAGTVPGLPGLAAVVNENVRIPTGLFHYFQNSTIFSFICPLILYYLICLVSPPQGAGEIDEYDYFDVFSEKELAELDMKSFQDGCDSEGVIPSDRVSLVDDEGNILSSIDDNKKSQVFVKSETV is encoded by the coding sequence ATGGGCACTATTGTAATTGGCGTTCTGATTGGTATTCTCTACACTGTACTTAATTGCTCTCCCGGCTCAAAGTTTAGGATTGGTTTTACCCTCTGCCAGAGAATGATATTTGGAATTATAGGCTCATACCTTGGGATCGTCATTAGGATCATGTTATCCATTGTATTCTTTGCTTCCATGTCTTGGTTAGGCGGTTTGGGCATAGTAGTAATGCTTTCTTCTTGGTCCAAGAATTACATGAATATGGACAATACATTCTCACACTCTGTGAACATGACAAGGCGTGACTTTATTGCCTTCTTTTTATTCAACGTCATCCagatttgtttcttcaaaattagGCCAGAGAAGATGGGCCCCTATGTTAACGGCTCCTGTTTCATTACATTTATAGCAATTCTTGGAGTGTTTGGTTATGAATTACACAAATGTTATGTCTTAACAGGTGGTCCCGGCCCATTGTGGTACGAATCTGTTGATATTCCTAAATCAGAAGTTGGCTGGATATGGCTACAAGCAGTTACAGTCTTCTATGGAGCTGTTTCTCCCAATTGTACAAATATGAGTGATTattcaagattttcaagGTCTTCTAAACAGATGTATTGGGGTATTGTCATTTCGGTTGCTACCACTGGTGTTATGATTCCAATGATGGGAATGGTTACTGCTTCAAACACTTTGGCTAGTTATGGAACTGCAATGTGGCTACCAACCGATGTCTGTTTGAGATGGTTACGGGAAAATTATAGCCCCATGAGAAGGGCCGCAGCTTTTCTTTGTggcttttcttttgcttcCTCTCAAATGACTTACAATGTTATTGCAAACGGGTTTGCCGGCGGTATGGATCTTGCAGGACTATTTCCTAAATATATTAATATATTCAGAGGTGCCGTCCTTACTGCCTTGATTTCGTGGGTTTGCCAACCTTGGAATTTTTATAATTCAGCATCAGTTTTCAATTCTGTCATGGCATCATTTGGTGTTATGATGTGTCCAATTATGGGGATTATGGTTTCCGATTTTAATTTAgttagaaaaagaaggctAAGAGTATCTCACTTGTACAGCttgaaaaaagataaagacTTTTGGTTCACGTATGGTATCAACTGGAGAGCATATCTATGTTTCTTTGCCGGGACCGTGCCTGGACTACCCGGATTAGCAGCTGTGGTTAATGAAAATGTGCGTATACCTACTGGTCtatttcattattttcagaACTCTACAATTTTCTCCTTCATCTGCCCTTTGATCTTGTATTATTTGATTTGCTTGGTTTCTCCGCCACAAGGAGCAGGTGAGATAGATGAGTATGActattttgatgttttttcAGAAAAAGAATTAGCTGAATTAGACATGAAGTCATTCCAAGATGGATGCGATTCTGAGGGAGTTATTCCCTCGGATAGAGTATCTTTAGTCGATGATGAAGGGAATATACTAAGTAGTATAgatgataataaaaaaagcCAGGTCTTTGTTAAAAGCGAGACCGtctaa